The following proteins are co-located in the Scomber scombrus chromosome 2, fScoSco1.1, whole genome shotgun sequence genome:
- the LOC133999873 gene encoding E3 ubiquitin-protein ligase TRIM39-like isoform X1 produces MSAVSCLLSEDQFLCSICLDVFTNPVSTPCGHNFCKNCINEHWNSNVQYLCPLCNKVFYTRPKLHVNTLLSEMVSQFRQEAQQKASSSSSEQQAAKPGEVPCDVCTGTKLKALKSCLVCLTSYCETHLEPHLTASRLKRHQLLDPVENLEDRMCMKHDKPLELFCKTDQTCVCMLCSVLDHKTHDVVPLKEEYEGKKAELGKTEAEIQEMIQKRRLKIQEIKYSVDLKKQAEDFIKELEQEISELKNRSSEVEKVSHSEDHLHLLQNFPSLKAAPPTKDWREVSVRPSYEGTVVKAVAQLEETISKQMKKLFEAELMRVQQYAVNVTLDPDTAHPKLILSDDGKQVQHGDVKKKLPDNPKRFSSCPCVLGKQSLSSGRFYFEVQVKEKTNWDLGVARGSINRKGNITLRPQYGFWTIRLRNGNEYSARNNPPVRLSLKSQPQKVGLFVDYEDGLVSFYDVDAAALIYSFTGCSFIEKLYPYFCPCLNDGGINYAPLIICPVNQTV; encoded by the exons ATGTCTGCTGTCAGCTGTCTGCTatctgaagatcagtttctgtgctccatctgtctggatgtgttcactAATCCAGTCAGCacaccatgtggacacaacttctgcaaaaactgcatcaatgaacACTGGAACAGTAATGTCCAGTACCTGTGTCCACTGTGTAACAAGGTTTTCTATACAAGACCTAAACTTCACGTCAACACATTGCTCTCTGAGATGGTttctcagttcagacaggaagctcaacagaaagccagcagcagcagctcagagcaacaagctgccaaaccaggagaagttccctgtgacgtctgtactggaaccaaactgaaggccctgaagtcctgtctggtgtgtctgacctcctactgtgagactcacctggagcCTCATCTGACAGCTTCACGTCTGAAAAGGCATCAGCTGTTGGACCCTGTGgagaacctggaagacaggatgtgtatgaagcacgataaacctctggagctgttctgtaagaccgaccagacatgtgtctgcatgctctgctctgttttagaccACAAGACACATGATGTAgttcctctgaaagaagaatatgaaggaaagaaggcagagctggggaagacagaggctgaaattcagGAGATGATCCAGAAGAGACGACTGAAGATTCAAGAGATCAAATACTCAGTTGACCTCA agaaacaggctgaagacttcatcaaagagctggaacaggaaatctctgagctgaagaacagaagctctgaggtggagaaggtctcacactctgaagaccacctccacctcctccaaaacttcccatccctgaaagctgctccacccaccaaagactggaGAGAGGTCAGCGTCCGTCCATCATATGAGGGGACTGTGGTGAAAGCTGTGGCTCAGCTTGAGGAGACGATcagtaaacagatgaaaaagctgtttgaggctgagctgatgagggtccagcagtatgcagtgaatgtgactcttgatcctgatacagcacatcctaaactcatcctgtctgatgatgggaaacaagtaCAACATGGTGATGTGAAGAAGAAACTCCCAGACAACCCAAAGAGATTTTCTTCTTGTCCCTGTGTGTTAGGAAAGCAGAGTTTGTCTTCAGGtagattttactttgaggttcaggttaaagagaAGACTAACTGGGATTTAGGAGTGGCCAGAGGGTCGATCAACAGGAAGGGAAACATCACACTTAGACCTCAGTATGGTTTCTGGACTATAAGGTtaagaaatggaaatgagtacAGTGCTCGTAATAATCCTCCAGTCcgtctctctctgaagtctcagcctcagaaggtggggttgtttgtggattatgaggacggtctggtctccttttatgacgtagatgctgcagctcttatctactcctttactggcTGCTCCTTCATTGAGAAACTCTACCCATACTTCTGTCCCTGTCTAAATGATGGTGGTATAAACTATGCCCCTCTGATCATctgtcctgtcaatcaaactgtctgA
- the LOC133999873 gene encoding E3 ubiquitin-protein ligase TRIM21-like isoform X2 gives MSAVSCLLSEDQFLCSICLDVFTNPVSTPCGHNFCKNCINEHWNSNVQYLCPLCNKVFYTRPKLHVNTLLSEMVSQFRQEAQQKASSSSSEQQAAKPGEVPCDVCTGTKLKALKSCLVCLTSYCETHLEPHLTASRLKRHQLLDPVENLEDRMCMKHDKPLELFCKTDQTCVCMLCSVLDHKTHDVVPLKEEYEGKKAELGKTEAEIQEMIQKRRLKIQEIKYSVDLSEEAADREKAEGVQVFTTLMESVERSLNELIETIEEKQRTTEKQAEDFIKELEQEISELKNRSSEVEKVSHSEDHLHLLQNFPSLKAAPPTKDWREVSVRPSYEGTVVKAVAQLEETISKQMKKLFEAELMRVQQYAVNVTLDPDTAHPKLILSDDGKQVQHGDVKKKLPDNPKRFSSCPCVLGKQSLSSGRFYFEVQVKEKTNWDLGVARGSINRKGNITLRPQYGFWTIRLRNGNEYSARNNPPVRLSLKSQPQKVGLFVDYEDGLVSFYDVDAAALIYSFTGCSFIEKLYPYFCPCLNDGGINYAPLIICPVNQTV, from the coding sequence ATGTCTGCTGTCAGCTGTCTGCTatctgaagatcagtttctgtgctccatctgtctggatgtgttcactAATCCAGTCAGCacaccatgtggacacaacttctgcaaaaactgcatcaatgaacACTGGAACAGTAATGTCCAGTACCTGTGTCCACTGTGTAACAAGGTTTTCTATACAAGACCTAAACTTCACGTCAACACATTGCTCTCTGAGATGGTttctcagttcagacaggaagctcaacagaaagccagcagcagcagctcagagcaacaagctgccaaaccaggagaagttccctgtgacgtctgtactggaaccaaactgaaggccctgaagtcctgtctggtgtgtctgacctcctactgtgagactcacctggagcCTCATCTGACAGCTTCACGTCTGAAAAGGCATCAGCTGTTGGACCCTGTGgagaacctggaagacaggatgtgtatgaagcacgataaacctctggagctgttctgtaagaccgaccagacatgtgtctgcatgctctgctctgttttagaccACAAGACACATGATGTAgttcctctgaaagaagaatatgaaggaaagaaggcagagctggggaagacagaggctgaaattcagGAGATGATCCAGAAGAGACGACTGAAGATTCAAGAGATCAAATACTCAGTTGACCTCAgtgaggaagctgcagacagagagaaagcagaaggtgtTCAGGTCTTCACCACTCTGATGGAGTCTGTTGAGAGAAGCCTGAATGAGCTCATTGAGACGattgaagagaagcaaagaacaacagagaaacaggctgaagacttcatcaaagagctggaacaggaaatctctgagctgaagaacagaagctctgaggtggagaaggtctcacactctgaagaccacctccacctcctccaaaacttcccatccctgaaagctgctccacccaccaaagactggaGAGAGGTCAGCGTCCGTCCATCATATGAGGGGACTGTGGTGAAAGCTGTGGCTCAGCTTGAGGAGACGATcagtaaacagatgaaaaagctgtttgaggctgagctgatgagggtccagcagtatgcagtgaatgtgactcttgatcctgatacagcacatcctaaactcatcctgtctgatgatgggaaacaagtaCAACATGGTGATGTGAAGAAGAAACTCCCAGACAACCCAAAGAGATTTTCTTCTTGTCCCTGTGTGTTAGGAAAGCAGAGTTTGTCTTCAGGtagattttactttgaggttcaggttaaagagaAGACTAACTGGGATTTAGGAGTGGCCAGAGGGTCGATCAACAGGAAGGGAAACATCACACTTAGACCTCAGTATGGTTTCTGGACTATAAGGTtaagaaatggaaatgagtacAGTGCTCGTAATAATCCTCCAGTCcgtctctctctgaagtctcagcctcagaaggtggggttgtttgtggattatgaggacggtctggtctccttttatgacgtagatgctgcagctcttatctactcctttactggcTGCTCCTTCATTGAGAAACTCTACCCATACTTCTGTCCCTGTCTAAATGATGGTGGTATAAACTATGCCCCTCTGATCATctgtcctgtcaatcaaactgtctgA